The Methanosphaera sp. BMS genome contains a region encoding:
- a CDS encoding TIR domain-containing protein has product MISKDVNIYISYFHIDEYFKNLLNDMIGENYKIKSSPQEYYIKNNFNSYMDQLNTNNNEENIFIVLVGTDTYRSVNVDWELEFGLTHHDAILGLCLPTNDDYKKDVCTPKTTPTKLLNNLYTGYASYFDWTDSFNDLSEYINIAVNNKLHRHALI; this is encoded by the coding sequence ATGATATCAAAAGATGTTAACATATATATAAGCTATTTTCATATAGACGAATACTTTAAAAATCTCTTAAATGACATGATAGGTGAAAACTACAAGATAAAATCATCACCCCAGGAATATTATATCAAAAACAATTTCAACTCATACATGGACCAATTAAACACGAACAACAATGAGGAAAACATATTCATAGTACTTGTAGGTACCGATACCTATCGCAGCGTAAACGTGGACTGGGAGTTGGAGTTCGGACTGACACACCATGATGCAATACTGGGATTGTGCCTTCCGACAAATGATGACTACAAGAAGGACGTATGCACCCCAAAAACCACTCCGACAAAACTGTTGAATAACCTGTACACAGGTTACGCATCATATTTTGACTGGACAGACAGCTTTAATGATCTAAGCGAATATATCAATATTGCAGTAAACAACAAACTTCATAGACATGCACTGATATAA